The following are from one region of the Silene latifolia isolate original U9 population chromosome 9, ASM4854445v1, whole genome shotgun sequence genome:
- the LOC141598874 gene encoding folate synthesis bifunctional protein, mitochondrial-like — protein sequence MINLIKLLKPSKSLINGVPKCIRASQLSLLHSMPDASIEVSSKEQEVVIALGSNVGDRIDNFDQALQLMKKSDINVTRHGCLYETAPAYVTDQPDFLNSAVRGFTKLEPHELLGALKKIEKDLGRTDGLRYGPRPIDLDILFYGTSSVSSDNLTIPHERIWERPFVMAPLMDVLGSNIENDTVAAWHSLSGFTGGLLEAWDKLGGESLIGKDGMKRVLPVGNKLWDWSCKTSIMGILNLTPDSFSDGGKFQSVENAITQVRQMISEGADIIDLGAQSTRPMATLISSEEELERLIPILDAVKDMVEEEGKFLSVDTFYSKVASEAVKKGAHIVNDVSGGQLDPEMFNVIADLKVPYIAMHMRGNPTTMQNLENLIYKDVCKQVGSELSSRVKDAESSGIPAWRIISDPGVGFSKNTKQNLEILMGLKRIRKEIGKTSLGLANGPLLIGPSRKRFLAEICDRPVATERDPATVAAITAGVLGGANIVRVHNVRDCRDAVRLCDAMLEKTGSSA from the exons ATGATTAATTTAATCAAGCTGCTTAAACCCTCCAAATCACTTATTAATGGAGTTCCCAAGTGTATTAGAG CCTCGCAACTTTCACTTCTTCATTCAATGCCAGACGCTTCCATTGAAGTTAGTTCTAAGGAGCAAGAAGTTGTAATTGCACTAGGGAGCAATGTAGGGGATAGGATAGATAATTTTGATCAAGCTTTGCAACTGATGAAAAAGTCGGACATAAATGTGACAAGGCATGGTTGCTTATATGAAACGGCCCCTGCCTATGTAACCGACCAGCCAGATTTTCTAAACTCGGCAGTGAGAGGGTTCACAAAACTCGAGCCTCATGAACTGTTAGGGGCACTTAAGAAAATCGAGAAGGATTTGGGCCGAACTGATGGATTAAGATATGGCCCTAGGCCTATTGACTTGGACATTCTTTTTTATGGGACTTCTAGCGTAAGCTCTGACAATCTTACTATTCCCCATGAGCGGATATGGGAAAGACCGTTTGTGATGGCCCCTTTGATGGATGTGCTTGGATCAAATATAGAAAACGACACGGTTGCAGCGTGGCATTCATTGTCGGGATTCACAGGTGGGTTATTGGAAGCGTGGGATAAACTCGGTGGGGAATCCCTCATTGGGAAGGATGGAATGAAGAGGGTATTGCCAGTTGGGAATAAATTGTGGGATTGGTCATGTAAAACTTCTATAATGGGGATTTTGAATTTGACCCCAGATAGTTTTAGTGATGGAGGAAAGTTTCAATCTGTGGAAAATGCAATTACTCAGGTCCGTCAAATGATTTCAGAAGGTGCTGATATAATTGATCTTGGTGCGCAATCAACAAGGCCGATGGCAACTTTGATTTCTTCCGAGGAAGAACTAGAAAGACTAATTCCAATCCTAGATGCAGTCAAGGACATGGTCGAAGAAGAAGGAAAATTTTTATCGGTCGACACTTTCTATTCAAAAGTTGCTTCCGAAGCAGTCAAGAAGGGAGCACATATAGTCAATGATGTCTCCGGAGGACAATTAGATCCAGAAATGTTCAATGTTATTGCGGACCTTAAAGTGCCTTATATAGCGATGCACATGAGAGGAAACCCGACTACTATGCAAAATCTCGAAAATTTAATCTACAAGGATGTATGCAAGCAAGTGGGATCAGAGTTGAGCTCCAGGGTCAAGGATGCGGAATCATCAGGTATACCTGCATGGAGGATAATTTCTGATCCTGGCGTTGGATTTTCAAAGAATACCAAGCAAAATTTAGAGATTCTAATGGGATTGAAAAGAATACGAAAAGAGATAGGGAAGACAAGTTTGGGGTTGGCTAACGGCCCTCTTCTTATCGGACCCTCGAGAAAGAGGTTTTTAGCAGAAATTTGTGATCGCCCTGTGGCAACAGAACGAGATCCTG